The following is a genomic window from Campylobacter lari subsp. lari.
CTATCGGTGGTTATAACAATCCTGGTAATAGCAACAACACACATAAGTTTAAATCTCAATTAAACTTCAAAGCAGCTTTAGATGATAACTTCAAAGCTTTTGTTCAATTCCAATATAGCACTAGCGAATTAGGCTATGGCAATACAAGAAATGAAAAAAATGAAATTACTAAAAAAGTTGGAACAAATACTCATTCAACTTTTGCTGTTCAACAAGCTTACTTAGAATACACTAACGAAGCTTATGCTACAAATGTAATCTTCGGTAAAATGGAAGTTGGTTCTATTTGGACTGATGATGCAGTAGGTACAGGAGCTAAAGTTCTTAACAATTCTATCGAAGGCTTAACTTTTGCTGGTTATTGGTTTGATAGCTTCAATGATGAAGATGATGGTGATTTTACTAGCTTAGGAATTAAAAATTCATCTTTATACGGTGCTGCTGTATTAGGTGACTTTGATCCATTTGCATTCCAAGTATGGGCAGCTTATGCTAACAGCTGGGCATTCTTATATGCAGTAGATGCTAGCTATAAATTTGCATTCAACGACATGAACTTCAAAATCCAAGCTCAATACTTAGGAAATAGCTTAGACAGCGAACATACTAAAGCTGGAAGTACTTTAGATGATGGTAATTTCTATGCAGGTAAAGTTTCAGCAGATATTTCTGCATTTGATTTACAAGCTGGTGTAGTTGGTTATGGTGAT
Proteins encoded in this region:
- a CDS encoding major outer membrane protein, whose protein sequence is MKLVKLSLVAALAAGAFSAANAVSLEEAIKDVDVSGMMRYRFESDRRDIGNNQTIGGYNNPGNSNNTHKFKSQLNFKAALDDNFKAFVQFQYSTSELGYGNTRNEKNEITKKVGTNTHSTFAVQQAYLEYTNEAYATNVIFGKMEVGSIWTDDAVGTGAKVLNNSIEGLTFAGYWFDSFNDEDDGDFTSLGIKNSSLYGAAVLGDFDPFAFQVWAAYANSWAFLYAVDASYKFAFNDMNFKIQAQYLGNSLDSEHTKAGSTLDDGNFYAGKVSADISAFDLQAGVVGYGDKNKYTVTTLEDLGRVIAPGQQIFYSDGSDLRGSTGENFFYFAGLGYTFAETLRVGFDYIGGKSKQATHDIDKYEMVGSVSYAYSPKLTFSGFYSYLSEDFNTAGKDNANDQFIRLEALYKF